The following proteins come from a genomic window of Sphingobium cloacae:
- a CDS encoding DUF499 domain-containing protein — MAKSTRQYVFEGMELLPSALIPFVEKRLETSLKGHWQLEVVERVQGLRPNSAGEVGWDQQGLLKTMMAFWRDAFANVLGHPERSYVSELLDVRNKLSHNENFTYDDAERALDSMRRLMEAISAGDVAEQLGKMRDTILRTKFSELARNEERRKTQRLEISVETVAGLLPWREVVEPHQDVATGEFQQAEFAADLAKVHSGSAPSEYRDPRQFFSRTYLTEGLSTLLIGAAKRLTGSGGDPVVELQTNFGGGKTHSMLALYHMAGQTPVQDLSGLDQLFDNNGLTVPKNIRRAVLVGTSRGPQDVLIAEGDRKIRTTWGDLAWQLGGAEAFDMVAENDASGIAPGSNLLEALFKKYAPCLILIDEWVAYLRQIYKVEGLPSGSFDANLSFVQSLTEAVKASPGTLLVASLPASQIEVGGEGGQEALARLKQTFSRVESSWRPASQEESYEIVRRRLFKEIPGDKFHHRDNTLKQFAKMYRENANDFPQGCADEDYRRKLEKAYPIHPELFDQLYTSWGSLEKFQRTRGVLRLMAQAIHELWMSGDPSVMIMPGSVAVSSPRVEPELLHYLDVSWQAIIAGDVDGTTSTPYKVDQSAPNLNRYSATRRVARAIFMGTAPTAQQQNTGLDDKQINLGVVQPGERPAIFGDALRRLTNQAKFMHADLGRYWYSMSASLNRIAADKAAQIEAALVDVTIDAELGKYVYGLADRGHFDAVQVAPATSAEVPDEAGGVRAVVLGVKYPHNGREGSDALVEAKDILTQRGSTPRVYRNTLVFIAAEARQLDHLKDAVRASLAWGEIVRDTERLNLTQSDSALAKAKLAEANETMKTRLKEAWCYLHYPAQESAQADWEWVSGKIPAQDGLLARASKKLVAEEGLLTELGPARLDRDLQKYIWNDKPHLSLKDLREYLNRYIYLPRLKGQDVLVKAVQAAVSGMLPGPFAYAERWDEKSDTYLGLAIERAVNAVVVIDSDSVIVTPAVAEAHRPVPAQPGTGGTSPVTSDGTPAPDGQPTDGTTTTPPPEKKPTRFSGAVMISPERPARDIHQIVEAIVEQLTTLPGSQVKLRLEIEAEVPDGLERAKVRTLVENANTLGFLEKSVE; from the coding sequence GTGGCAAAAAGCACCCGCCAGTATGTTTTTGAAGGCATGGAACTGCTGCCGTCGGCGCTGATCCCTTTCGTTGAAAAGCGGTTGGAGACTTCGCTCAAGGGCCATTGGCAATTGGAGGTGGTCGAGCGTGTCCAAGGACTCCGCCCGAATTCTGCTGGAGAAGTGGGGTGGGATCAGCAAGGGTTGTTGAAGACCATGATGGCCTTCTGGAGGGACGCATTCGCGAACGTCCTTGGTCATCCGGAACGGTCCTACGTGTCCGAACTGCTCGATGTACGTAACAAGCTCTCGCACAACGAGAATTTTACCTACGATGATGCCGAGCGCGCGCTCGATTCCATGCGTCGCTTGATGGAGGCAATTAGCGCGGGTGATGTCGCCGAGCAGCTTGGCAAGATGCGCGACACCATCCTTCGGACGAAGTTTAGCGAACTGGCCCGCAATGAGGAGCGGCGCAAAACCCAGCGCCTTGAAATCTCGGTCGAAACGGTCGCGGGGCTGCTGCCGTGGCGAGAAGTGGTCGAGCCGCATCAGGATGTCGCCACTGGTGAGTTCCAGCAGGCCGAGTTTGCAGCCGATCTCGCCAAGGTTCATTCGGGGAGCGCGCCGTCAGAATATCGCGATCCGCGTCAGTTCTTCAGCCGCACCTATCTGACCGAGGGCTTGAGTACGCTGTTGATCGGGGCCGCAAAGCGACTGACCGGTAGCGGCGGCGATCCCGTCGTCGAACTGCAAACCAACTTCGGTGGCGGCAAGACGCACTCCATGCTCGCCCTCTATCATATGGCGGGCCAGACGCCGGTGCAGGACCTGTCGGGCCTCGACCAATTGTTCGACAACAACGGGCTGACGGTTCCGAAGAATATCCGCCGCGCGGTGCTGGTCGGCACGTCGCGGGGGCCGCAGGACGTGCTCATCGCCGAGGGCGACCGGAAGATCCGCACGACCTGGGGTGATCTGGCTTGGCAGCTAGGCGGCGCCGAAGCCTTCGACATGGTTGCGGAAAATGACGCTAGTGGCATCGCGCCGGGCTCGAATCTGCTGGAGGCGCTGTTCAAGAAATATGCGCCGTGCCTGATCCTGATCGACGAATGGGTCGCTTATCTCCGCCAGATCTACAAGGTCGAGGGGCTGCCGTCGGGGTCGTTCGACGCGAACCTGTCCTTCGTACAGTCGCTCACGGAGGCGGTGAAAGCCAGCCCCGGCACGCTGCTCGTGGCTTCCCTGCCTGCGTCGCAGATCGAAGTGGGTGGCGAAGGTGGGCAAGAAGCCCTCGCTCGTCTCAAGCAGACCTTCAGCCGCGTGGAATCCTCGTGGAGGCCGGCGAGTCAGGAAGAAAGCTATGAGATCGTGCGGCGACGGCTGTTCAAGGAAATTCCGGGCGACAAGTTCCATCACCGTGACAACACGCTGAAGCAGTTCGCCAAGATGTACCGGGAGAATGCCAACGATTTCCCGCAAGGCTGTGCGGATGAGGACTACCGGCGCAAGCTGGAGAAGGCTTATCCGATCCATCCCGAGTTATTCGATCAGCTTTATACGAGCTGGGGATCGCTCGAGAAATTCCAGCGCACGCGCGGTGTGCTGCGCCTGATGGCGCAGGCAATCCATGAGCTTTGGATGAGCGGCGATCCGTCGGTAATGATCATGCCGGGCAGCGTGGCGGTCAGTTCGCCTCGCGTCGAACCGGAACTGCTCCATTATCTTGATGTGAGCTGGCAGGCGATCATCGCCGGCGATGTCGATGGCACGACATCCACGCCGTACAAGGTCGATCAGTCGGCACCCAATCTCAATCGCTATTCGGCGACACGTCGTGTCGCCCGCGCGATCTTCATGGGGACCGCTCCGACGGCGCAGCAGCAGAACACCGGTCTCGACGACAAGCAGATCAATCTCGGCGTCGTGCAGCCCGGCGAGCGTCCTGCAATCTTCGGTGATGCGCTGAGGCGCCTGACCAACCAGGCCAAGTTCATGCATGCCGATCTTGGACGGTATTGGTACTCGATGTCGGCGAGCCTCAACAGGATCGCGGCTGACAAGGCCGCACAGATCGAGGCGGCGCTGGTTGACGTGACAATCGATGCCGAACTTGGGAAATATGTGTATGGCCTCGCCGATCGCGGGCATTTCGACGCCGTGCAGGTCGCGCCGGCGACATCGGCCGAAGTGCCAGATGAGGCCGGCGGCGTGCGCGCTGTGGTGCTGGGCGTCAAATATCCGCACAATGGGCGCGAGGGGTCGGATGCGCTCGTCGAAGCGAAAGACATTCTTACTCAGCGCGGCAGCACGCCGCGGGTCTATCGCAATACGTTGGTGTTCATAGCCGCGGAGGCGCGCCAGCTTGATCATCTCAAAGACGCCGTGCGTGCCTCTCTTGCCTGGGGCGAAATCGTCCGCGACACGGAGCGGCTGAACCTGACCCAGAGCGACAGCGCGCTGGCCAAGGCGAAGTTGGCTGAAGCGAATGAGACGATGAAGACGCGCCTGAAAGAGGCGTGGTGCTACCTGCATTATCCCGCACAGGAGAGCGCCCAAGCCGACTGGGAATGGGTTTCGGGTAAGATCCCGGCACAGGACGGGTTGTTAGCACGCGCAAGCAAGAAGCTGGTAGCGGAAGAAGGCTTGCTCACCGAGCTCGGGCCTGCACGTCTCGACCGCGATCTCCAGAAATATATCTGGAACGACAAGCCGCATTTGTCGCTGAAGGATTTGCGGGAATATCTCAACCGCTACATCTATCTGCCGCGCCTCAAAGGTCAGGACGTGCTGGTCAAAGCCGTACAGGCGGCAGTAAGCGGCATGTTGCCGGGGCCGTTCGCCTATGCCGAGCGATGGGACGAAAAGTCCGACACCTATCTGGGACTGGCTATCGAACGAGCGGTCAACGCCGTGGTCGTGATCGACAGTGACAGCGTCATCGTGACGCCTGCGGTGGCGGAAGCTCACCGTCCGGTGCCGGCTCAGCCTGGGACGGGCGGCACTTCCCCCGTAACCAGCGACGGCACGCCGGCACCCGATGGCCAACCCACGGACGGCACGACAACGACGCCTCCCCCGGAAAAGAAGCCGACACGCTTCTCCGGCGCCGTGATGATCTCGCCGGAGCGCCCTGCCCGAGACATCCATCAGATCGTCGAAGCTATTGTCGAACAGCTCACGACGCTGCCAGGAAGTCAGGTGAAGCTCAGGCTCGAAATCGAGGCGGAAGTGCCTGATGGTCTTGAGCGCGCCAAGGTGCGGACGTTGGTCGAGAATGCCAACACACTTGGATTCCTAGAGAAATCCGTAGAGTAA
- a CDS encoding DUF1156 domain-containing protein, with protein MTQPYKKKLIEVAIPLEAINAASAREKSIRHGHPSTLHLWWARRPLAACRAVLFAQLVDDPSSNPENFPTPEAQEAERKRLFGIIEELVKWENSTNEEVLERARAEIRKSCGGELPPVYDPFSGGGSIPLEAQRLGLPAYGSDLNPVAVMIGKAMIEIPPKFKDKEPIHPGVKDRQFYRNSEGLAEDVKYYGEWMREKAWERIGHLYPEVDLPQEYGGGKATVIAWIWARTVPSPDPAFADVQVPIASSFLLSSKAGKEAWIEPIVDRKAKTITYRIRKGGTKAELEVAKEGTKAGRGANFRCIMSDTAITPKHITSAGKAGHMGQTLIAIVAEGKGGRAYVAPTDRHDTLAKSGKPAWKPEQRQPNNPRWFSPPAYGMETFGDLFTDRQLLALNTFSDLVHEARAQVEVDARAAGLSSDLTSLCDGGSGAKAYAEAVSVYLTFGVSKATDYHSSITTWHSSREIIRNTFGRQALPMTWDFTEANIFSASTGNWRNCIEWGVKTLDALMPRNTGLEIQHDAQSVTYPERTVISSDPPYYDNIGYADLSDFFFSWMKPALRPVYPEIFGVLATPKAEELVATPYRHGGKDAAEAFFLDGMSRAIANMAAQSSDLFPATIYYAFKQSEVAQDGISSTGWATFLQAVVEAGYAVVGTWPMRTEMANRMIASGTNALANSVVLVCRKKEATAEAITRAEFVRALKRELPPAIAELQVANIAPADMPQSAIGPGMGVFSRYKAVLESDDSPMSVKTALQLINRELDEYLGGIQGEFDADTRFAITWFEQNGNGKGDYGVADNLARARGISVESVKHAGIVESAAGKVRILIRDELDEDWEPESDSHLTVWECLQHLVRLHEKDGISHDTAVLLKKINAQAETVKDLAYCLYDISANKRKDAKEATAYNALIADWAELTKAAAAIHDTSGDRQTRMDI; from the coding sequence ATGACCCAGCCCTACAAAAAGAAGCTCATCGAAGTCGCGATCCCGCTCGAAGCGATCAACGCGGCTTCCGCACGAGAGAAGTCTATCCGGCATGGGCATCCGTCCACGTTGCACTTGTGGTGGGCGCGGCGGCCGTTGGCCGCATGCCGTGCGGTCTTGTTCGCCCAACTCGTAGATGATCCATCGAGCAACCCCGAAAACTTCCCCACGCCCGAGGCGCAGGAGGCTGAGCGCAAGCGGTTGTTCGGGATCATCGAGGAACTGGTGAAGTGGGAAAACTCGACCAACGAGGAGGTGCTGGAGCGCGCCCGCGCCGAAATCCGCAAGAGCTGCGGCGGAGAACTGCCGCCGGTCTATGATCCGTTCTCGGGTGGCGGGTCGATCCCGCTAGAGGCGCAACGCCTTGGCCTCCCCGCCTATGGCTCAGACTTGAACCCGGTCGCGGTAATGATCGGCAAGGCAATGATCGAGATCCCACCGAAGTTTAAAGACAAGGAGCCTATCCATCCCGGCGTCAAAGACCGGCAGTTCTACCGCAATTCGGAGGGGCTCGCCGAGGACGTGAAATATTACGGCGAGTGGATGCGCGAAAAGGCGTGGGAGCGCATCGGACATCTCTACCCAGAGGTGGATTTGCCGCAGGAGTATGGCGGAGGCAAGGCTACGGTGATTGCCTGGATCTGGGCTCGGACCGTGCCAAGCCCGGACCCGGCGTTTGCGGATGTGCAGGTGCCGATTGCGTCGAGTTTCCTGCTGAGTTCCAAGGCCGGGAAAGAGGCATGGATTGAACCCATCGTGGACCGTAAGGCCAAGACTATCACCTATCGCATCCGGAAGGGCGGAACGAAGGCCGAGCTTGAGGTGGCGAAGGAAGGTACCAAGGCCGGGCGTGGCGCGAATTTCCGCTGCATCATGTCGGATACCGCGATCACGCCAAAGCACATCACGTCAGCGGGCAAAGCCGGGCATATGGGGCAGACCCTGATTGCCATCGTGGCCGAAGGTAAAGGCGGCAGGGCCTATGTCGCGCCGACCGACAGGCATGATACGCTTGCAAAATCAGGCAAGCCGGCGTGGAAGCCTGAACAGCGCCAGCCGAACAACCCCCGTTGGTTCTCGCCACCAGCCTACGGTATGGAAACTTTTGGCGACCTGTTCACCGACCGCCAGCTTCTTGCGCTGAATACGTTCAGCGATCTGGTGCATGAGGCGCGGGCGCAGGTTGAGGTTGATGCTCGCGCCGCTGGCCTTTCATCTGATCTGACCTCGCTGTGCGACGGTGGCAGTGGGGCCAAGGCATATGCCGAAGCGGTGAGTGTTTATCTGACTTTTGGCGTCTCCAAAGCGACGGATTATCATTCGTCGATAACTACTTGGCACAGTAGCAGAGAAATCATTCGGAATACCTTTGGGCGGCAAGCTCTTCCGATGACGTGGGATTTCACGGAAGCAAATATTTTTTCGGCATCTACGGGAAATTGGCGCAACTGTATCGAATGGGGTGTGAAAACCTTGGACGCTCTGATGCCGAGAAATACTGGATTAGAAATCCAGCATGATGCGCAGTCGGTCACTTATCCAGAAAGGACTGTTATCTCGTCTGATCCGCCATATTACGACAACATTGGATATGCCGATCTTTCAGATTTTTTCTTTTCTTGGATGAAGCCTGCACTGCGGCCGGTTTACCCCGAGATTTTCGGGGTGCTTGCCACACCCAAGGCCGAGGAATTAGTCGCAACTCCATACCGTCATGGAGGGAAAGATGCTGCGGAAGCCTTCTTTCTCGATGGCATGAGCCGGGCGATCGCCAATATGGCGGCCCAATCGTCAGACCTGTTCCCTGCAACAATCTATTACGCTTTCAAGCAAAGCGAAGTCGCGCAGGACGGGATTAGTTCGACCGGTTGGGCGACCTTCCTGCAAGCCGTGGTTGAAGCGGGCTATGCCGTTGTCGGCACATGGCCCATGCGTACCGAGATGGCGAACCGCATGATTGCCTCGGGCACTAACGCCCTCGCCAACTCGGTTGTCCTTGTTTGCCGGAAAAAGGAAGCCACGGCTGAGGCCATTACGCGCGCCGAGTTCGTTCGCGCGTTGAAGCGCGAATTGCCACCGGCCATCGCCGAGCTTCAGGTCGCGAACATTGCGCCTGCCGACATGCCGCAATCAGCCATCGGACCCGGCATGGGAGTGTTTTCTCGCTACAAGGCCGTATTGGAATCCGATGACAGTCCGATGAGCGTAAAGACAGCACTTCAGCTCATTAACCGGGAACTCGATGAGTATCTCGGCGGCATCCAGGGCGAGTTCGACGCCGACACGCGGTTCGCCATCACCTGGTTCGAGCAGAACGGCAATGGTAAGGGCGACTATGGCGTTGCCGATAATCTTGCCCGCGCACGTGGCATCTCGGTCGAGAGCGTCAAGCATGCCGGTATCGTCGAAAGTGCCGCTGGCAAGGTTCGCATTCTGATCCGCGACGAACTCGACGAGGATTGGGAGCCGGAAAGCGATAGCCACCTGACGGTGTGGGAATGCCTTCAGCATCTGGTCCGTTTGCACGAGAAGGACGGTATCTCTCATGACACTGCCGTCCTCCTGAAGAAGATCAACGCCCAGGCCGAGACCGTAAAGGATCTCGCATACTGCCTCTATGACATTAGCGCCAACAAGCGGAAGGATGCGAAGGAGGCCACCGCTTACAACGCCCTGATCGCCGATTGGGCCGAGCTGACGAAGGCAGCCGCAGCCATCCACGACACGAGCGGGGATCGCCAGACCCGCATGGATATTTGA
- a CDS encoding DUF4917 family protein: protein MTDGLDDQLRDWTDLKDQEDWSGLLIGNGFSQNLWQRFGYGSLFETAAQGDGAQLNAADISLFERLETRNFEVVLSALATSKTVSAALDLPLDSFSEREASIRGALIRAVHSVHVPWQSVPDAHLDAIATELSAFASIYCTNYDLTLYWALMRNLNGFRDYFWSEKFDVTNTEIWGKKTKVHFLHGGLHLYRRPNGQTLKRPAAAGQNLLDLFGTAYQDAMPLFISEGTAQEKLASIYRSDYLSFVFARLAQDIEPLVVFGHSLGDSDKHLIDAIGNHKGRAVAVSLRANGNIRQKKAALIEALPEATLHFYDAASHPLGAAALTIEEPAQ from the coding sequence ATGACCGACGGATTGGATGACCAGCTTCGGGATTGGACCGATCTGAAAGACCAGGAGGATTGGTCCGGATTGCTCATCGGCAACGGTTTCAGCCAGAATTTGTGGCAGCGTTTCGGGTATGGCTCGCTATTCGAGACCGCAGCCCAAGGCGATGGAGCACAGCTCAACGCCGCAGACATCTCGCTCTTTGAGCGTCTGGAAACACGAAATTTCGAAGTTGTCTTGAGCGCCTTGGCGACCAGCAAGACGGTGTCTGCGGCGCTCGACCTGCCTTTAGATTCGTTTTCAGAGCGGGAGGCCAGCATTCGGGGGGCGCTGATCCGGGCGGTCCATTCGGTGCATGTGCCATGGCAATCCGTGCCTGACGCCCATCTCGACGCTATCGCGACCGAACTATCGGCTTTTGCGTCGATCTACTGCACGAACTATGATCTTACGCTCTACTGGGCGCTTATGCGGAATCTGAACGGCTTCCGGGATTATTTCTGGTCGGAAAAGTTCGATGTCACAAACACGGAGATCTGGGGCAAAAAGACCAAGGTGCATTTCCTGCATGGTGGCCTCCACCTCTATCGGCGGCCGAACGGCCAGACATTGAAAAGGCCGGCTGCTGCGGGACAGAACCTGCTGGACCTGTTCGGAACCGCTTATCAGGATGCTATGCCGCTCTTCATTTCGGAAGGGACGGCTCAGGAGAAGCTCGCGTCGATTTATCGGTCCGATTACCTTTCCTTTGTATTTGCCCGCTTGGCGCAGGACATCGAACCCTTGGTAGTCTTCGGCCACAGCCTCGGGGACAGCGACAAGCACCTTATTGACGCTATCGGAAACCACAAAGGCCGAGCGGTTGCCGTCTCGCTCCGCGCCAACGGCAATATTCGCCAGAAGAAGGCTGCGTTGATCGAAGCGCTGCCCGAAGCCACCCTGCATTTCTACGACGCCGCCTCGCACCCACTGGGTGCTGCTGCCCTTACGATTGAAGAGCCTGCACAATGA
- a CDS encoding ASCH domain-containing protein has translation MRITKGLIIADPWIGYILDGTKDWEMRSSATSHRGWFALIRKGTGAIYGVAKLIESGTPLLPAEMIATFEHHRIPEDMIRSGEVAKWTTPWKLVDVRRFDQPVAYRHKSGAVTWVELDDAAIEGVAGRLGAVDTTVEPKVAMPLADASRWNRSGSADTVTVDVAQRGRKLHIDIEWDDGTPSMPTPVRAEPSPAASHNAQSSAVMAITRSQVSGRVIGEVEITDGNITNKHIYLRSFFDRFPADAIGGSNRATRAKRDLTIDWGGAEPVETDLDGQKKFFRARGWIGAFYQLYRAQAGDRVVVEEVAAYRYRVSLRKQGFREGAAQ, from the coding sequence ATGAGGATCACCAAAGGCCTGATCATCGCTGATCCCTGGATCGGCTACATTCTCGATGGCACGAAGGACTGGGAGATGCGGTCGTCGGCGACATCGCATCGTGGCTGGTTTGCCCTGATCCGCAAAGGCACCGGGGCGATTTACGGCGTTGCCAAGCTGATCGAATCGGGCACGCCGCTGCTTCCGGCCGAGATGATCGCCACCTTCGAGCATCACCGTATTCCTGAGGATATGATCCGCTCGGGCGAAGTCGCCAAATGGACTACCCCATGGAAGCTCGTCGACGTGCGTCGCTTCGACCAGCCGGTCGCTTACCGACACAAGAGCGGTGCCGTGACTTGGGTCGAGCTGGACGACGCTGCCATCGAAGGTGTTGCGGGACGGCTTGGAGCCGTGGACACGACGGTTGAGCCTAAAGTGGCGATGCCTCTGGCCGACGCTTCGCGGTGGAATCGGTCCGGCAGTGCAGACACCGTAACGGTCGATGTCGCGCAGCGCGGTCGCAAGCTTCATATCGATATTGAATGGGATGACGGCACGCCGAGCATGCCCACTCCCGTAAGGGCGGAGCCATCACCGGCCGCTAGCCACAATGCGCAATCCTCAGCGGTAATGGCCATAACACGGTCGCAGGTGTCAGGGCGCGTCATCGGTGAGGTGGAGATCACCGATGGAAACATCACGAACAAGCACATTTATTTGCGCTCGTTCTTCGACCGCTTTCCCGCCGACGCCATTGGCGGTTCAAACAGGGCGACGCGGGCGAAGCGTGATCTCACGATCGACTGGGGCGGCGCAGAACCGGTCGAAACCGACCTCGACGGTCAGAAGAAGTTCTTCCGCGCGCGAGGCTGGATCGGCGCTTTCTATCAATTGTATCGCGCCCAAGCTGGCGATCGCGTCGTGGTCGAGGAGGTCGCGGCCTATCGGTATCGTGTCAGCCTCAGAAAACAGGGGTTTCGAGAGGGAGCGGCCCAATGA
- the istB gene encoding IS21-like element helper ATPase IstB — protein sequence MNHGGAASRVDNIRRSLVHLKMPRALEMLDATLRGIEQGKIDGIEAIDILLNEELSLRENRRIKAALRMARLPIIKTLDGYDFSFQPSLDRNRILALAGLDFINRAEVVHLLGPPGTGKSHIATALAVEAVKAGKSVYFIPLADLIASLTKAEREGTLREKIRFLCRSSLLVVDEIGYLPVTPGGGNLFFQLVNARYEKGAMILTSNRGFAEWGDVFGDPVVATALLDRLLHHAVVIQIEGSSYRMRQHADLLPEHARMAPSINPPPLPKRRGRPPAKEKPDLHHG from the coding sequence ATGAACCATGGGGGTGCCGCATCCCGCGTCGATAATATCCGCCGCAGCCTCGTCCATCTCAAAATGCCACGCGCCCTGGAGATGCTCGACGCCACCCTGCGCGGCATAGAGCAGGGCAAAATCGATGGCATCGAGGCCATCGACATATTGCTGAACGAAGAACTGTCGCTCCGGGAGAACCGCAGGATCAAGGCAGCCCTGCGCATGGCAAGGCTGCCGATCATCAAGACGCTGGACGGATATGACTTCTCCTTCCAGCCATCGCTCGACAGGAACCGCATCCTGGCGCTCGCTGGCCTGGACTTCATCAACCGGGCCGAGGTGGTGCATCTGCTGGGCCCGCCCGGTACCGGGAAAAGCCATATCGCCACGGCCCTTGCCGTCGAGGCCGTGAAGGCGGGCAAGAGCGTCTACTTCATCCCGCTCGCCGATCTGATCGCTTCACTGACCAAGGCTGAACGCGAGGGCACGTTGCGCGAGAAGATCCGCTTCCTATGCCGATCCTCCCTGCTCGTCGTCGACGAGATCGGGTATCTTCCCGTCACGCCCGGCGGCGGCAATCTCTTCTTCCAGCTCGTCAACGCCCGATACGAAAAGGGTGCCATGATCCTGACATCCAACCGCGGCTTCGCCGAATGGGGTGATGTCTTTGGCGATCCGGTGGTGGCCACCGCGCTGCTCGACCGCCTTCTTCACCACGCTGTGGTCATCCAGATCGAGGGCTCCAGCTATCGCATGCGACAGCACGCCGACCTCCTGCCCGAGCATGCGCGCATGGCACCGTCCATCAACCCGCCGCCCTTGCCGAAACGGCGCGGCCGCCCGCCAGCAAAGGAAAAGCCCGATCTCCATCACGGCTGA